In Oceanobacillus sp. FSL K6-2867, one DNA window encodes the following:
- the aspS gene encoding aspartate--tRNA ligase, with protein sequence MSERIYTGKLTEAMIEQEVLLKGWVQKRRDLGGLIFIDLRDKSGVVQVVFNPDKSQEALETAERVRSEYVLEVRGTVVKRNESTVNPNMKTGTIEVLAGSVAILNKSKTPPFAIQDDTEVSEDIRLKYRYLDLRRNELQETFKLRHQTTQIIRNFLNDNEFLEMETPILTKSTPEGARDYLVPSRVHPGEFYALPQSPQLFKQLIMMSGFEKYYQIARCFRDEDLRADRQPEFTQIDIETSFLTSDEIMEMTESMMQQIMKEVKGIDIELPLQRMPYDEAMGRFGSDKPDTRFGLELIHVSDVLAGSTFKVFQGAIDSGGKVALLNVKGEAANYSRKDIDKLTDFVKVYGAKGLAWVKVEGDELKGPIAKFITDDEKAGLLEKATAADGDLLLFVADKTSVVYDSLGALRLKLGKQLKLIDESKFNFLWVTDWPLLEYDEELGRYFAAHHPFTSPVEEDLDKLETDPANVRANAYDLVLNGYELGGGSIRIYQKEQQDHMFNVLGFTKEKAQEQFGFLLEALEYGAPPHGGIALGLDRIIMLLAGRSNLRDTILFPKTASASDLMTNAPSEVSHAQLDELAIKLSEKSAAK encoded by the coding sequence ATGAGCGAAAGAATATATACAGGTAAATTAACAGAAGCGATGATTGAACAGGAAGTACTCCTAAAAGGCTGGGTACAAAAAAGACGTGATTTAGGTGGTTTGATATTTATTGATTTACGGGATAAATCAGGTGTGGTCCAAGTTGTATTTAATCCGGATAAATCACAAGAAGCATTAGAAACTGCGGAACGGGTTCGTTCGGAATATGTTTTGGAAGTTCGTGGAACCGTCGTTAAACGTAATGAATCGACTGTAAATCCGAATATGAAGACTGGAACAATTGAAGTTCTCGCAGGATCCGTTGCAATCTTGAATAAATCGAAAACACCTCCATTTGCAATTCAAGACGATACAGAGGTTTCTGAGGATATCAGATTAAAATATCGTTATTTAGATCTTAGAAGAAATGAATTACAGGAAACATTCAAGCTGCGTCACCAAACAACACAAATCATTCGTAACTTCTTGAATGACAATGAATTTTTGGAAATGGAAACACCAATCTTGACAAAAAGCACGCCAGAAGGTGCACGGGATTATCTCGTTCCAAGTCGTGTTCACCCAGGTGAATTTTATGCATTGCCACAATCACCACAGTTATTTAAGCAACTTATTATGATGAGCGGTTTTGAAAAGTATTATCAAATTGCCCGATGCTTCCGTGATGAGGATTTGCGTGCTGATAGACAGCCGGAATTCACACAAATTGATATCGAAACATCTTTTTTAACAAGTGATGAAATCATGGAAATGACGGAAAGTATGATGCAGCAGATTATGAAAGAAGTAAAAGGTATTGATATCGAATTGCCTTTACAACGGATGCCATATGATGAAGCAATGGGGCGCTTTGGTTCCGATAAACCAGACACACGATTTGGACTTGAATTAATCCATGTTTCAGATGTATTAGCTGGTTCAACTTTTAAAGTCTTCCAGGGAGCAATCGATTCAGGGGGGAAGGTTGCACTCTTAAATGTAAAAGGAGAGGCTGCTAATTACTCTCGGAAGGATATTGACAAATTAACCGACTTTGTCAAAGTTTATGGTGCAAAAGGGCTTGCTTGGGTGAAGGTAGAAGGAGACGAATTAAAAGGGCCGATTGCGAAATTTATCACAGATGATGAAAAAGCGGGACTTCTGGAAAAAGCAACAGCAGCAGATGGAGATTTGCTCCTATTTGTAGCAGATAAAACATCTGTTGTATATGACAGTCTAGGAGCATTACGCCTGAAGCTGGGCAAGCAGCTTAAGCTGATCGATGAATCCAAATTCAATTTCCTTTGGGTAACAGATTGGCCGTTGCTTGAGTATGATGAGGAATTAGGCAGATATTTTGCAGCGCATCATCCATTTACTTCACCAGTTGAGGAAGACCTTGATAAATTAGAAACAGACCCAGCTAATGTCAGAGCAAATGCCTATGATCTCGTGTTAAATGGATATGAGTTAGGCGGAGGGTCGATTCGTATTTATCAGAAAGAACAGCAAGATCATATGTTTAATGTGCTAGGCTTCACAAAAGAAAAAGCTCAAGAACAATTTGGATTTTTACTAGAAGCATTAGAGTACGGTGCACCCCCCCATGGTGGAATAGCACTCGGGCTTGACCGTATTATTATGCTTCTGGCTGGCAGATCAAATCTTAGAGATACAATTTTATTCCCGAAAACTGCATCTGCATCTGATTTAATGACAAATGCACCAAGCGAAGTTAGTCATGCACAGTTAGATGAACTAGCAATCAAGCTTTCAGAGAAAAGTGCGGCTAAATAA
- the hisS gene encoding histidine--tRNA ligase — protein MSMKAPRGTVDILPKDAAKWQYAENKIKDVCDRFHYKEIRTPLFEHTEVFQRGVGDSTDIVQKEMYTFEDRGGRSLTLRPEGTASVSRAFVENKLFGDPNQPVKLYYFAQMFRYERPQKGRMRQLNQFGVEALGSADPAVDAEVIDLAMTVYKELGLTSLKLVINSLGDKESRDNHRQALVNHFQPHKEELCSDCQTRLSQNPLRVLDCKKDRDHPAMKTAPSILEYLNESSKVYFEQVQEYLTLMNIDFVVDANLVRGLDYYNHTAFEIMSEAEGFGAITTLAGGGRYNGLIEELGGPETPGIGFGMGFERLLMALEAENIAIPIDESLDCFVVATGSSQVEKEATRLVHELRANGIQVDKDYQGRKMKAQFKAADRFQAKYVLVLGEEELEKQTVNLKEMETGQQSEISIDCLIEELQKRLLGGK, from the coding sequence ATGAGTATGAAGGCACCAAGAGGAACAGTGGATATATTACCAAAAGACGCTGCCAAATGGCAATATGCAGAGAATAAAATTAAAGATGTGTGCGATCGATTCCATTATAAAGAAATTCGCACCCCTTTATTTGAACATACCGAAGTATTCCAGCGTGGAGTTGGAGACTCTACAGATATTGTTCAAAAGGAAATGTATACCTTCGAAGATCGTGGAGGCCGAAGTCTTACACTGCGTCCAGAGGGTACTGCATCTGTATCGAGAGCTTTTGTTGAAAATAAACTATTTGGTGATCCAAACCAACCGGTTAAACTTTACTATTTTGCACAAATGTTTCGTTATGAGCGTCCTCAAAAAGGCAGAATGCGTCAATTGAATCAGTTTGGTGTGGAGGCACTTGGAAGTGCTGATCCAGCTGTTGATGCGGAAGTGATTGACCTTGCGATGACGGTGTATAAAGAGCTCGGATTAACATCATTAAAATTAGTGATTAACTCACTTGGAGATAAAGAGAGCAGAGACAATCACAGGCAAGCGCTTGTAAACCATTTTCAGCCGCATAAGGAAGAGCTATGCTCTGATTGTCAAACACGATTATCGCAAAATCCGCTTCGTGTATTAGATTGTAAAAAAGATCGTGATCACCCAGCAATGAAAACAGCTCCATCTATTCTTGAATATCTGAATGAGAGTTCTAAAGTCTATTTTGAGCAGGTTCAAGAATATTTAACATTAATGAATATTGACTTTGTTGTCGATGCAAATCTTGTTCGAGGACTTGATTATTATAACCATACAGCATTTGAAATTATGAGTGAAGCGGAAGGTTTTGGTGCAATTACAACGCTTGCTGGTGGTGGAAGATACAATGGTTTAATAGAGGAGCTAGGCGGGCCAGAAACGCCGGGAATAGGTTTTGGAATGGGTTTTGAGCGTTTGCTCATGGCACTCGAAGCAGAAAATATTGCAATTCCAATTGATGAAAGCCTTGACTGCTTTGTTGTAGCAACAGGATCATCTCAAGTTGAAAAAGAAGCAACACGACTCGTGCATGAGCTGAGAGCAAATGGAATTCAAGTGGATAAAGACTATCAAGGCCGTAAAATGAAAGCACAATTTAAAGCTGCTGACCGTTTTCAGGCGAAATATGTTTTAGTACTTGGTGAAGAAGAGCTGGAAAAGCAAACTGTGAATTTGAAAGAGATGGAAACTGGTCAGCAATCAGAAATATCCATAGATTGTTTAATTGAAGAATTGCAAAAAAGGCTTTTAGGAGGCAAATAA
- a CDS encoding tetratricopeptide repeat protein: protein MDKNAQAIQYMKERKFEEAAKLFNEVIEQNPKDAVGYINFANLLMQVNENDRALRFLEKAVEIDPTAATAYYGLGNLYFEQSALSKAQTNFQKAIELGLEESDVYFMLGLTLQSQEQPRLALPYLLRAAELNPDDDEVLFQYGLSLAQCDSLTDAEAIFKRVLKINQAHSDAHYNLGVISLFNEEAQDALKHFDEALRIQPDHLLALNGKKNVEQFINENK, encoded by the coding sequence GTGGACAAAAATGCACAAGCAATACAATATATGAAAGAACGTAAATTTGAAGAAGCTGCCAAGCTATTTAACGAAGTCATTGAGCAAAATCCAAAAGATGCAGTTGGCTATATAAATTTTGCTAATCTTTTAATGCAAGTAAATGAAAATGATCGTGCACTGCGTTTTTTGGAAAAAGCGGTTGAAATAGATCCAACAGCTGCAACAGCTTATTACGGATTAGGCAATCTTTATTTTGAGCAGTCCGCATTATCAAAAGCACAAACAAATTTTCAAAAAGCGATTGAGTTAGGTTTAGAAGAAAGTGATGTCTATTTCATGCTTGGCTTAACATTACAAAGTCAAGAACAGCCACGTCTTGCATTACCTTATCTGCTACGTGCAGCCGAACTTAACCCGGATGATGATGAAGTGCTTTTCCAATATGGACTTTCACTCGCGCAATGTGATAGTTTAACTGATGCGGAGGCAATCTTTAAACGCGTACTTAAAATCAACCAAGCGCATAGTGATGCCCATTACAATTTAGGTGTCATTTCACTGTTTAATGAAGAAGCGCAAGATGCTTTAAAACATTTTGATGAAGCGCTGCGTATACAGCCAGATCATCTGCTTGCATTAAACGGTAAGAAAAATGTGGAGCAGTTTATAAACGAAAACAAGTGA
- a CDS encoding replication-associated recombination protein A, producing MKQKPLAFRMRPELITDIIGQEHLVGEGKIINRMIRANQLASMILFGPPGTGKTSMAYALAKSVGLPVKMLNAVTDKKKDMEIVVEEAKMMGQIVLILDEVHRLDKAKQDFLLPHLESNLVTLIGCTTSNPYHSINPAIRSRCHLFELHGLTPENVITAIRRAAENKENGYGNRDIVITDSAIDHIANSANGDLRSALNGLELAVASTPENEDKQIIINLDVAEECMQKKSFSHDKNGDAHYDVLSAFQKSIRGSDVNAALHYLGRLIEAGDLDSIARRMIVIAYEDIGLANPQAGPRAVAAVQAAERLGFPEARIPLAVAIVELALSPKSNTAYKALDAALTDIRSGKSGEIPAHLKDSHYAGAAKLGRGIDYKYPHNYDGAWVQQQYLPDSIKNKNYYQPKNSGKFEQALKQVHDKIQRETKK from the coding sequence ATGAAACAAAAACCTCTCGCATTTCGAATGAGACCTGAATTAATCACAGACATTATTGGACAAGAACACCTTGTAGGCGAAGGAAAAATCATTAATCGTATGATACGGGCAAATCAATTAGCATCGATGATTCTTTTCGGCCCACCAGGAACTGGAAAAACTTCCATGGCATATGCGCTTGCCAAAAGTGTTGGTTTACCAGTTAAAATGCTAAACGCAGTAACGGACAAAAAAAAGGATATGGAAATTGTAGTTGAAGAAGCAAAAATGATGGGACAGATTGTCTTAATATTGGATGAAGTACATCGCTTAGATAAAGCAAAGCAGGATTTCCTGCTTCCTCATTTAGAAAGCAATTTAGTGACATTGATTGGCTGTACAACCAGCAATCCCTATCATTCAATTAATCCAGCAATTCGAAGCAGGTGTCATCTTTTTGAATTGCATGGATTAACTCCAGAGAATGTAATAACTGCAATTCGCCGTGCTGCAGAGAATAAAGAAAACGGTTATGGAAATCGTGATATTGTTATAACGGATTCGGCTATTGATCATATTGCGAATTCAGCCAATGGTGATTTAAGATCTGCATTAAATGGCTTAGAGCTTGCGGTCGCTTCAACGCCAGAAAACGAAGATAAGCAAATCATCATTAATCTGGATGTGGCTGAAGAATGTATGCAGAAGAAAAGTTTTTCACATGATAAAAATGGTGATGCACACTATGACGTGCTCTCAGCTTTTCAAAAATCCATACGTGGCAGTGATGTAAATGCGGCACTCCACTATTTAGGCAGATTAATTGAAGCAGGCGATCTTGATAGTATTGCACGCCGAATGATTGTCATTGCCTATGAAGATATTGGTCTTGCAAATCCTCAGGCTGGTCCACGTGCTGTGGCAGCAGTTCAAGCTGCAGAAAGACTTGGGTTCCCTGAGGCAAGAATTCCATTAGCTGTTGCAATTGTTGAGCTTGCGCTTTCTCCTAAATCCAATACGGCGTATAAAGCACTTGACGCAGCTTTAACTGACATTCGAAGTGGCAAAAGTGGTGAAATCCCGGCACACTTAAAGGACTCGCATTATGCTGGGGCAGCAAAACTAGGCCGGGGAATTGATTATAAATATCCCCATAACTACGATGGTGCTTGGGTTCAGCAACAATATTTACCTGATTCTATCAAAAATAAAAACTACTACCAACCCAAAAACAGCGGTAAATTCGAACAAGCATTGAAGCAGGTTCATGATAAAATTCAGAGAGAGACTAAAAAGTAA
- a CDS encoding ATP-dependent RecD-like DNA helicase, which translates to MEQDQQTVNEQGYIKGEILYTIFHNEAEHFSIIKVRVQDTNEDFKEKEIVAKGYFSNLQEQTPYFFYGTFERHARFGLQYKVASYKTVVPNSKDGLISYLSSDLFYGVGKKTAERIVEHLGETAITQILNDGSILQGVPGLKRETAERLAVSLQENQGFEHVAVYLAKYGIGLKIAQRIYQEYKDEAIAVLEEDPYQYVFAIEGFGFRTADDIARQNGLSMTHPNRIGAGCIYMLQKSVQEGHVYIPIEMCIDQVGELLSIHPEEAGIITEQMEELNKEKKVIMKDTKVYLPSLYYAEDGFAANLKRIMEKPIKVETPLAEMMKITGDIEESEVMSYGKEQFSAINQSLHSKVMILTGGPGTGKTTVIKGILKAYSVIHDVSLNLKDYDDAADFPFVLTAPTGRAAKRLNESTGLPALTIHRLLGWNGSNGFSKDEQEQLSGKILIVDEFSMVDIWLANSLFKAIPDEMQVLLVGDEDQLPSVGPGQVLTDLLNSNLLPLVRLNEVYRQKEGSKIIQLAHEIKNDQLADQSLQNDKDFSFIACNEQQVLQVVTSIFKKAMDKGLDAMEIQVLAPMYRSQAGITMINEQLQQLINPKTKTKREVKYHDVVYRVGDKVIQLVNQPEDGVYNGDIGEVVAIFREEENVDNVEQVVISFDEKEVVYERNNYNNFTHAYCISIHKSQGSEFPIVILPVVSTYFRMLRKNLLYTAITRSKESLIICGEKQAFLKGIQTMDTNKRYTSLREQLSDRMKDIKVEKSEEADEEEISPYDFM; encoded by the coding sequence ATGGAACAGGATCAACAAACAGTGAATGAACAAGGGTATATTAAAGGCGAAATTTTATATACCATTTTTCATAATGAAGCAGAGCATTTTTCTATCATTAAGGTCCGGGTTCAGGATACAAATGAAGATTTCAAAGAAAAAGAGATTGTTGCTAAAGGTTATTTTTCCAACCTCCAAGAGCAAACCCCCTATTTCTTTTATGGTACGTTTGAAAGACATGCCAGATTTGGATTGCAGTATAAGGTTGCTTCGTATAAAACAGTTGTACCAAATTCAAAGGATGGTTTAATATCTTACTTATCAAGTGATCTTTTTTATGGTGTTGGAAAAAAGACTGCTGAACGCATCGTTGAACATCTAGGCGAAACGGCTATCACACAGATTTTAAATGACGGAAGTATTTTACAAGGTGTGCCAGGATTAAAGAGAGAAACAGCTGAACGTTTAGCAGTTAGTTTGCAGGAAAACCAAGGATTTGAACACGTAGCAGTTTATTTAGCTAAATACGGTATTGGTTTAAAAATAGCGCAGCGTATCTATCAAGAATATAAGGATGAAGCTATAGCAGTTTTAGAAGAAGATCCATATCAGTATGTCTTTGCAATTGAAGGATTTGGTTTTCGAACAGCAGACGACATTGCTAGACAAAATGGGTTATCGATGACACACCCAAATCGAATTGGAGCTGGGTGTATTTATATGCTGCAAAAAAGTGTCCAAGAAGGACATGTATATATTCCCATTGAAATGTGTATCGACCAGGTTGGGGAGCTTCTTAGTATCCATCCCGAAGAAGCTGGCATCATAACCGAACAAATGGAAGAATTGAATAAAGAGAAGAAAGTTATCATGAAAGATACAAAGGTATACTTGCCTTCGCTTTATTATGCTGAGGATGGATTTGCAGCGAATTTGAAACGGATTATGGAAAAGCCTATTAAAGTTGAAACGCCGCTAGCAGAAATGATGAAAATTACGGGTGATATTGAAGAATCGGAAGTAATGAGCTATGGAAAAGAACAATTTTCGGCAATTAATCAATCGCTGCATTCGAAAGTAATGATTTTAACGGGTGGTCCCGGAACCGGAAAAACAACAGTGATTAAAGGTATTTTAAAAGCTTATTCAGTAATTCATGATGTTTCCCTTAATTTGAAAGATTATGATGATGCAGCTGATTTTCCATTTGTTTTAACGGCACCAACAGGAAGAGCTGCCAAACGTTTGAATGAGTCGACTGGTCTTCCAGCACTGACCATTCACAGACTCCTTGGTTGGAATGGAAGCAATGGATTCAGCAAGGATGAGCAAGAACAGCTATCCGGAAAAATTCTTATTGTAGATGAGTTTTCTATGGTTGATATTTGGCTTGCAAATAGTTTATTTAAGGCAATTCCTGATGAAATGCAAGTATTGCTAGTTGGGGATGAAGATCAGCTGCCATCCGTTGGGCCTGGTCAAGTATTAACAGATTTATTAAATAGTAATTTACTCCCGCTTGTTCGCCTTAATGAAGTATATCGCCAAAAAGAAGGTTCAAAAATCATTCAGCTTGCACATGAGATTAAAAATGATCAGCTGGCAGATCAGTCATTACAAAATGATAAAGATTTTAGTTTTATTGCTTGTAATGAACAGCAAGTGCTCCAAGTAGTAACATCAATTTTTAAAAAGGCGATGGATAAAGGACTTGATGCCATGGAAATTCAAGTATTAGCGCCCATGTACCGAAGCCAGGCAGGCATCACAATGATTAATGAACAGCTTCAGCAATTAATTAATCCAAAGACGAAAACAAAACGGGAAGTTAAGTACCATGATGTTGTTTACCGTGTAGGGGATAAAGTGATTCAGCTTGTCAATCAACCAGAGGATGGCGTTTATAATGGCGATATTGGAGAAGTTGTTGCTATTTTTCGAGAAGAAGAGAATGTAGATAACGTGGAGCAGGTTGTGATTAGTTTCGATGAGAAAGAAGTTGTCTATGAACGAAACAATTATAACAATTTCACTCATGCTTATTGCATTTCGATTCATAAGTCACAAGGCAGCGAATTTCCGATTGTTATCCTTCCTGTTGTATCGACCTATTTTCGTATGCTGCGAAAAAATTTACTGTACACAGCAATTACAAGAAGCAAAGAGTCTTTGATAATTTGTGGCGAAAAACAAGCATTTTTAAAAGGTATTCAGACAATGGATACGAATAAGCGCTATACGTCACTGAGAGAACAATTAAGTGATAGAATGAAAGATATCAAAGTGGAAAAATCGGAAGAAGCAGATGAAGAAGAAATCTCACCATATGATTTCATGTGA
- a CDS encoding cysteine desulfurase family protein, with product MEPIYLDHAATTPMDEEVIQAMLPVYKENFGNPSSVHSFGRKGRQILDEARRIMASSIQANEKEITFTSGGTEADNLALLGTALANRHKGNHIITTVQEHHAVLHTAEELESHGFEVTYLPVYKNGKIRIEDVQDALTDHTILVSVMFVNNETGIIQPIKEIGELLEGHQAYFHTDAVQAYGLIDIDVKEMGIDMLTVSSHKINGPKGIGFLYANENVMLKSLQHGGEQERKRRPGTENVAGAFGFQKAVELAMKHKEIRKEQYQSYKELFIRTLKENRVQFEVNGDMEASVASIINISFPGTNVEALLANFDLDGIAASSGSACTAGSVEPSHVLTAMFGKDNPCTTNSVRFSFGIFNTEENVREAANRVSRIVKRLTA from the coding sequence ATGGAACCAATTTATTTGGATCATGCAGCAACAACGCCAATGGATGAGGAAGTTATTCAAGCAATGCTTCCTGTATATAAAGAAAATTTCGGAAACCCATCAAGCGTACATTCTTTTGGAAGAAAAGGACGCCAGATTCTTGATGAAGCTAGACGTATCATGGCGTCAAGCATCCAGGCAAATGAAAAAGAAATTACGTTTACAAGCGGCGGAACAGAAGCGGATAATCTGGCGCTTTTAGGAACAGCGCTGGCAAATCGGCATAAAGGAAATCATATTATCACAACAGTGCAGGAGCACCATGCGGTACTTCATACAGCAGAGGAGCTGGAAAGCCATGGATTTGAGGTTACGTATCTTCCAGTATATAAAAATGGGAAAATACGGATTGAAGATGTCCAGGATGCATTAACAGATCATACGATTCTTGTGTCGGTAATGTTTGTAAATAATGAGACGGGAATTATTCAGCCTATTAAAGAAATTGGAGAACTTTTAGAGGGGCATCAGGCATATTTTCATACAGATGCCGTACAAGCATATGGCTTGATTGATATTGATGTGAAGGAAATGGGAATTGATATGCTTACGGTATCTTCACATAAAATAAACGGTCCCAAAGGGATTGGCTTTCTATATGCCAACGAAAATGTGATGCTGAAATCTTTGCAGCATGGTGGAGAGCAGGAACGTAAACGTCGTCCAGGCACTGAAAATGTTGCAGGTGCCTTTGGTTTTCAAAAAGCTGTTGAGCTAGCAATGAAGCATAAGGAAATTAGAAAAGAACAGTATCAATCATATAAAGAGCTATTTATTCGAACGTTAAAAGAAAATAGAGTACAATTTGAGGTGAATGGAGATATGGAAGCATCTGTTGCTTCTATTATTAACATTAGCTTTCCGGGAACAAATGTTGAAGCACTGCTAGCAAATTTCGACTTAGATGGAATTGCGGCTTCCAGTGGCAGTGCATGTACCGCAGGAAGTGTAGAGCCGTCGCATGTATTGACAGCGATGTTTGGAAAAGATAACCCATGTACGACCAATTCGGTTCGATTCAGTTTCGGCATTTTTAATACAGAGGAAAATGTGAGAGAAGCAGCGAATCGTGTTTCTCGAATTGTCAAACGATTAACAGCATAA
- a CDS encoding Rrf2 family transcriptional regulator, giving the protein MKISTKGRYGLTIMIALTKKHGDGPLSLKAIAQENNLSEHYLEQLASPLRNAGLIKSIRGAYGGYILSKEPKEITAGDVIRVLEGPLTIVEGIEEEKPAQQALWLQIRDAVKNVLDSTTLEALANHDEDEVQDAYMFYI; this is encoded by the coding sequence ATGAAAATTTCAACGAAGGGCAGATATGGTTTAACCATTATGATAGCTTTAACAAAAAAGCATGGAGACGGTCCTCTATCGCTAAAGGCAATTGCCCAAGAAAATAACCTATCGGAGCATTATTTGGAACAGCTTGCTTCACCACTTCGAAATGCTGGATTGATTAAAAGTATCCGTGGTGCATACGGTGGATATATATTATCAAAGGAACCTAAGGAAATTACTGCAGGGGACGTAATCCGTGTTTTGGAAGGTCCACTTACAATTGTGGAAGGAATTGAAGAAGAAAAGCCTGCACAGCAAGCATTGTGGTTGCAAATTCGTGATGCCGTGAAAAATGTTTTGGATAGCACAACGTTAGAAGCTTTAGCGAATCATGATGAGGATGAAGTACAGGATGCATATATGTTTTATATCTAA
- the mnmA gene encoding tRNA 2-thiouridine(34) synthase MnmA produces MKNNKDTRVVIGMSGGVDSSVAALLLKEQGYDVVGIFMKNWDDTDEFGVCTATEDFDDVVRVCNQLDIPYYSVNFEKQYWDKVFTYFLDEYKAGRTPNPDVMCNKEIKFKAFLDHALALGADYLATGHYAQVRETDGRVEMLRGADDNKDQTYFLNQLSADVLEKVMFPLGHLPKKEVRKIAKNHGLVTADKKDSTGICFIGERNFKQFLSEYLPAQPGEMQTLAGVVKGRHDGLMYYTIGQRQGLGIGGSGDPWFVVGKNLKENILYVEQGFHHETLYSDALIATDVNWINKDVINESFTCTAKFRYRQKDSRVTVKLRENGEVYVEFAESERAITPGQAVVFYDGEVCLGGGTIDQIIKNDRSLDYVG; encoded by the coding sequence ATGAAAAATAATAAAGATACACGTGTCGTAATCGGGATGAGTGGTGGTGTTGATTCATCTGTAGCTGCATTACTTTTAAAGGAACAAGGCTATGATGTTGTTGGCATCTTTATGAAAAACTGGGATGACACGGATGAATTTGGTGTTTGTACGGCTACAGAAGATTTTGATGATGTTGTTCGCGTCTGTAATCAGCTGGATATTCCATATTACTCTGTAAACTTTGAAAAGCAATACTGGGACAAAGTGTTTACTTATTTCCTAGATGAATACAAAGCAGGACGTACACCGAATCCAGACGTAATGTGCAATAAAGAAATTAAATTCAAAGCATTTTTAGATCACGCATTAGCGCTTGGGGCAGATTATTTAGCAACAGGACATTATGCACAAGTGCGTGAAACAGATGGACGTGTGGAAATGCTCCGTGGTGCAGATGATAATAAGGACCAAACCTATTTTCTAAATCAATTATCAGCTGACGTTTTAGAAAAAGTGATGTTTCCCCTAGGGCATTTACCGAAAAAAGAAGTAAGGAAAATCGCAAAAAATCATGGCCTTGTTACAGCCGACAAAAAGGATTCCACTGGAATTTGCTTTATTGGAGAGCGGAATTTCAAACAATTTCTTAGTGAATATTTACCAGCACAACCTGGTGAAATGCAAACCTTAGCTGGTGTCGTAAAAGGGCGTCATGATGGTTTGATGTACTATACAATTGGACAGCGCCAAGGATTGGGAATCGGCGGCTCAGGTGATCCGTGGTTTGTAGTAGGTAAGAATTTGAAAGAAAACATCTTATATGTTGAACAAGGCTTTCACCATGAAACATTATATTCCGATGCTTTAATCGCTACGGATGTTAATTGGATTAACAAAGATGTTATCAATGAAAGCTTTACCTGTACAGCGAAATTCCGTTATCGTCAAAAAGATAGCCGTGTAACAGTAAAACTCAGAGAAAATGGCGAAGTGTATGTAGAATTTGCTGAAAGCGAACGTGCAATTACCCCTGGTCAAGCAGTCGTATTTTATGATGGCGAAGTTTGTCTCGGTGGGGGAACAATCGATCAAATTATTAAAAATGACCGTTCATTGGATTACGTTGGTTAA
- a CDS encoding RsfA family transcriptional regulator: MVKVRQDAWSHEDDLLLAETVLRHIREGSTQLNAFDEVGDHLNRTSAACGFRWNAEVRSKYESAIDLAKRQRKEKKRALSSVSKKTSVPAVSLHSVNEKAETNLETNSLAVAETSSLSIDKVIQYLKELKKESNASNQSKAALETLEKENVMLKSKVQELENQLSSTEDQLVSIQEDYQTFIQIMDRARKMTVLDDKDSRTAPAFRMDKNGNLQQLAQGSN, from the coding sequence TTGGTTAAAGTCAGACAAGATGCTTGGTCACATGAAGATGATTTACTGCTTGCAGAAACAGTACTGCGCCATATTCGAGAGGGCAGTACACAATTAAATGCATTTGATGAGGTTGGTGACCATTTAAATCGGACTTCTGCAGCTTGCGGTTTTCGCTGGAATGCTGAAGTTAGGTCAAAATATGAAAGTGCTATTGATCTTGCAAAAAGGCAACGTAAAGAGAAAAAAAGAGCATTATCCTCTGTATCAAAGAAAACAAGCGTTCCTGCTGTTTCCTTACATTCAGTAAATGAAAAAGCAGAAACAAATCTTGAAACTAATTCTCTTGCTGTAGCTGAAACATCAAGCTTAAGCATTGATAAGGTTATTCAATACTTAAAAGAATTAAAAAAAGAATCGAATGCTTCCAATCAATCAAAAGCAGCATTAGAGACACTTGAAAAAGAAAATGTAATGCTAAAATCAAAAGTTCAGGAACTAGAAAACCAGCTTTCATCTACCGAGGATCAACTGGTTTCAATTCAAGAAGATTACCAGACTTTCATTCAAATTATGGATAGAGCAAGAAAAATGACTGTACTTGACGATAAAGACAGTCGTACAGCGCCTGCATTCCGTATGGACAAAAACGGTAACTTGCAGCAATTAGCTCAAGGATCAAATTAA